A single Anopheles arabiensis isolate DONGOLA chromosome 2, AaraD3, whole genome shotgun sequence DNA region contains:
- the LOC120908428 gene encoding uncharacterized protein LOC120908428 isoform X2 yields the protein MSGDDFIYSAIGDDNMSAFDLNVIASTLASTDKLVRQNKQQKEENDRLREKISSLRESALQLKTLYEAEVAKAARAEAQLATYVSQCKQLEERCLIADSDKINADLILMERLAEKDRQQEEKEHRYQSLITDLIRYFSLPCDPIESSKKRELKQHMATVDLLNLPDDVKAFIQQAPNHRSRRRKGRTRSAAMVDQESQTVPVEVRNGSTNTAEELCPERPELRDCGTDAMELERLVEEQPTEQPVSKTFCDKATMHSMSTITRATCTSVFIKRVDVGVNFPEVTHKSVDEILRECVPLPPQLLSPIAEILPLCESVGTQTEPTVEPTVEPTVEPERPSLVTCGTMTNLKNIRKRIDYRTPGDGGMTPFQQQYTSVAEQLFGKIKKEDYPAPPGFGAFDADDTFGSMHPHLSTIWTLLGESIFMLLSSGRRFDGQCYNMLNEQLTTIRDMIEADGRRESEFMSTMFSNVRATVVAAAGYGKERGTPTVTPNVATAAAGERSREPTPERRIERATSPVEDGGGVVVVEKEVEVVPPAAPTKEISNSEPEVVLIERVTAVSCSSPPPLQTTRTVNDESRIEAQSIVTNGTEAVSKSCSEGKENNSTSLPLATSSTPETPLLDDEVDRIALQLQQMEEGEADIPLPLKDTNHVCASSPVASANDTPPKQATTTQKDASEVTCVPELEVAAAPSACPELPDEQPLPTVPRPSTPPSVANSYYPPNTTETFVSPIKVKETNQLVKDQFKTPTQPPISKRKLRIRRSDETAQSGSALPHASKRLRLCSPEPTSGRTSPTTEFLLEDDWDQKFSSIRAAMLGTLTDVHCKPLSPIADRFEEFVDLANENDEAAAVVIEEEEEAEVDTPKEAAGGDAKVSVPSKVATVTRESSNIERIEEVKDLTASSNEQKDLEPSSEGSSSVERRIVEDSENVEEKSVSKVQPQQEAIAESNSDAVESSPSDVTDDDSTVPAMATALEEGEVMEELVDDLDSTGELLIDIDMESLPEEAATVAPLSCMTVQDSPMSPPAHETGISVATHCTYPIGSTTDSPLSPQETGLSVSTHCTYPISSATDSPLSPPLPSDREPSTTVPPPRIPLFHVDLHQQLQQQAHDRKEPIYKFITLYDTHKWHEKSHKFTGRTNAQEKQLLQKLTDILAAYLNNPDWTEAVVNDTLTAVLDCTHDVRLIALTMLEMVASCGDIAVNVICSPPAPPLPLTHQKLILIVRHLGYGLATLEDVLTRELDRRMFQLKGDTLPVPALIALTFLYIGLEDSKPSEMPWKRQYNVRLYIFKCMYYFGFKCLPLVYYVLRAFPFALPKKGSPHYDNADAMIATIRTILMNVNYQDSFVGSPDTALFKKRELLWLLRNTYGYQLASPTYEELVVNLVEKIRANKLRNVAHSLILVAKRNGYDWARLHIIQKRIYPLLNDYLKQYELMRASGGATSSGSPSLVAIPGCSSSSAGSTGSTTSSSSTSLPGSLDERIVTCIFTIASIMKTQPSSEDASRVMQIFTTIVQLAEGNSTIQEEAIAGLIKFSRFGFVDVFQRLSCWCPDYPISDRIKLMLTTMINRKPPSFWKQLMENRFV from the exons aTGAGCGGGGACGATTTTATTTATAGCGCCATCGGGGATGATAACATGAGCGCGTTCGATCTGAACGTAATCGCCAGCACGCTGGCCAGCACGGACAAGCTGGTGCGGCAGAACAAGCAGCAGAAGGAGGAGAACGACCGGCTGCGGGAAAAGATCTCATCCCTGCGCGAATCGGCCCTGCAGCTCAAGACGCTGTACGAGGCGGAGGTGGCCAAGGCGGCGCGGGCCGAAGCACAGCTGGCCACTTACGTAAGCCAGTGCAAGCAGCTGGAGGAGCGGTGCCTGATCGCGGACAGCGACAAGATCAATGCCGATCTGATACTGATGGAGCGGCTGGCGGAGAAGGATCGgcagcaggaggagaaggagcacCGGTACCAGTCGCTCATCACCGACCTGATACGGTACTTCTCGCTGCCGTGCGATCCGATCGAGTCGAGCAAAAAGCGCGAGCTGAAGCAACACATGGCAACGGTGGATCTGCTCAACCTGCCGGACGACGTGAAAGCGTTCATCCAGCAGGCACCGAACCATCGCAGCAGGCGACGGAAGGGACGCACCAGATCGGCTGCAATGGTGGACCAGGAGAGCCAAACCGTGCCGGTGGAGGTGCGAAATGGGTCGACCAACACGGCGGAGGAGCTGTGCCCGGAGCGACCGGAGCTGCGAGACTGCGGGACGGACGCGATGGAGCTGGAGCGTTTGGTGGAAGAGCAGCCGACGGAGCAACCGGTCAGTAAAACATTCTGCGACAAAGCGACCATGCACAGCATGTCCACCATCACGAGGGCAACGTGCACGTCCGTGTTTATCAAGCGCGTCGACGTTGGCGTAAACTTCCCCGAGGTGACGCACAAATCGGTGGACGAAATCCTACGCGAATGTGTCCCGCTGCCCCCGCAGCTGCTGTCGCCCATTGCGGAAATCTTGCCGCTGTGCGAGTCAGTCGGCACACAGACGGAACCAACGGTGGAACCAACGGTGGAACCAACGGTGGAACCGGAAAGGCCATCCCTGGTAACGTGCGGTACGATGACGAATTTGAAAAACATTCGCAAGCGCATCGACTACCGGACGCCCGGCGATGGTGGGATGACACCgttccagcagcagtacaCGTCCGTCGCCGAGCAGCTGTTCGGCAAGATCAAGAAGGAAGACTATCCCGCTCCGCCGGGCTTCGGTGCGTTCGATGCGGACGATACGTTCGGCAGCATGCATCCGCACCTGTCCACCATCTGGACGTTGCTGGGGGAGAGCATCTTTATGCTGCTGAGCAGCGGACGCCGGTTCGATGGTCAGTGTTACAATATGCTCAACGAGCAGCTCACCACCATCCGCGACATGATCGAGGCGGACGGACGCCGGGAGTCCGAGTTTATGAGCACAATGTTTTCAAACGTGCGGGCGACGGTTGTGGCCGCCGCTGGGTATGGTAAAGAGCGAGGCACGCCTACTGTAACACCGAATGTGGCCACTGCCGCAGCTGGAGAGAGGTCCCGGGAACCGACGCCGGAGCGGAGAATCGAACGTGCGACTAGTCCGGTGGAGGACGGCGGTGGTGTTGTGGTCGTCGAGAAGGAGGTTGAGGTTGTACCGCCGGCAGCGCCAACCAAAGAGATAAGCAATAGTGAGCCCGAAGTTGTCTTGATCGAGCGGGTTACTGCTGTTTCGTGCAGctcgccaccaccactgcaAACCACTCGAACTGTAAATGATGAATCGAGAATCGAAG CTCAAAGCATAGTAACTAATGGTACCGAAGCGGTATCGAAGAGCTGTAGtgaagggaaggaaaataattctACTAGTTTACCTTTAGCAACGTCTTCAACACCTGAAACACCGCTGCTAGACGATGAGGTCGATCGGATAGcgttgcagctgcagcagatgGAGGAAGGAGAAGCCGATATTCCTCTTCCCTTAAAGGACACCAATCATGTATGCGCCAGCTCGCCCGTCGCAAGCGCAAACGATACTCCTCCAAAGCAAGCGACTACTACGCAGAAGGATGCGTCGGAAGTAACCTGTGTGCCTGAACTGGAGGTAGCAGCTGCCCCCTCTGCCTGCCCTGAACTACCAGATGAACAACCATTACCTACTGTACCTCGTCCGTCGACACCACCGTCGGTGGCGAACAGTTACTACCCGCCAAATACAACCGAAACCTTTGTTTCCCCAATTAAGGTAAAGGAAACGAACCAGCTAGTGAAGGACCAGTTTAAAACACCTACCCAGCCACCTATCAGCAAGCGAAAGTTGCGCATTCGTCGCTCGGACGAAACGGCACAGTCAGGATCGGCACTACCTCACGCCTCCAAGCGGTTGCGACTTTGCTCGCCCGAACCGACCAGCGGTCGTACATCGCCCACGACCGAGTTCCTGTTGGAGGACGATTGGGATCAAAAGTTCTCCTCCATCAGGGCGGCAATGTTGGGCACGCTGACGGATGTGCATTGTAAGCCTCTGTCCCCGATTGCCGACCGGTTCGAGGAATTTGTGGATCTGGCAAACGAAAACGATGAAGCTGCAGCCGTCgtgatagaagaagaagaagaagcagaagttGACACTCCAAAAGAAGCAGCTGGTGGGGATGCTAAAGTATCGGTACCGTCCAAAGTGGCGACAGTAACGAGGGAAAGTTCGAATATTGAGCGAATAGAAGAGGTGAAGGATTTGACAGCTTCTTCCAACGAACAAAAAGACCTGGAGCCCTCGTCTGAAGGTAGTTCATCCGTTGAAAGGAGGATAGTTGAAGATAGTGAGAACGTGGAGGAGAAATCTGTTAGTAAAGTCCAGCCGCAACAGGAAGCAATCGCTGAAAGCAACTCTGATGCAGTGGAATCCTCCCCTAGCGACGTCACAGATGACGACAGCACTGTGCCTGCAATGGCAACCGCATTGGAGGAAGGAGAAGTGATGGAGGAGCTGGTGGACGATTTGGATAGTACGGGTGAGCTGCTAATCGACATAGATATGGAGTCTCTTCCGGAAGAGGCAGCCACCGTTGCGCCACTATCGTGCATGACCGTTCAGGACTCTCCCATGTCACCGCCAGCGCACGAAACGGGTATATCCGTTGCAACGCACTGCACCTACCCGATCGGTTCCACAACGGATTCACCTCTCTCGCCGCAAGAAACGGGTCTATCAGTTTCAACACACTGCACCTACCCGATCAGCTCCGCAACGGATTCGCCACTCTCGCCGCCCCTTCCAAGTGACCGGGAGCCCAGCACGACCGTTCCACCGCCCCGGATACCACTGTTTCACGTGGACCTCCATcagcagctacagcagcaGGCACACGATCGCAAAGAACCGATCTACAAATTTATCACCCTGTACGACACCCACAAGTGGCACGAAAAGAGCCACAAGTTCACCGGCCGTACGAACGCGCAGGaaaagcagctgctgcagaagCTTACCGACATTCTGGCCGCCTACCTGAACAACCCGGACTGGACGGAAGCGGTCGTGAACGATACGCTAACGGCCGTGCTGGACTGCACGCACGACGTGCGGCTCATCGCGCTGACCATGCTCGAGATGGTGGCTTCCTGTGGGGACATAGCGGTGAATGTGATATGTTCACCACCCGCTCCACCGTTGCCGCTGACACACCAGAAGCTGATACTGATTGTGCGCCATCTCGGCTACGGGCTGGCGACGCTCGAGGACGTGCTGACGCGCGAGCTGGACCGCCGGATGTTCCAGCTGAAGGGCGATACGCTGCCGGTGCCTGCACTGATCGCCCTCACGTTCCTGTACATCGGTCTGGAGGACAGCAAACCGAGCGAGATGCCCTGGAAGCGACAGTACAACGTTCGGCTGTACATCTTCAAGTGCATGTACTACTTCGGGTTTAAGTGTTTGCCGCTCGTGTACTACGTGCTGCGCGCCTTCCCATTCGCGCTGCCCAAGAAGGGCAGCCCACACTACGACAATGCGGATGCGATGATTGCCACGATACGGACGATCCTGATGAACGTGAACTATCAGGATAGCTTTGTGGGGTCGCCCGACACGGCGCTGTTTAAAAAGCGGGAGCTGCTCTGGCTGCTGCGCAACACGTACGGCTACCAGCTGGCGAGCCCGACGTACGAAGAGCTGGTGGTGAACTTGGTCGAAAAGATTCGTGCCAACAAGCTGCGCAACGTGGCCCACTCGCTCATACTGGTGGCCAAACGGAACGGGTACGATTGGGCCCGGTTGCACATCATCCAGAAGCGGATCTATCCACTGCTGAACGATTACCTCAAGCAATACGAGCTGATGCGAGCCAGTGGTGGCGCtaccagcagcggcagcccTTCGTTGGTTGCAATCCCtggttgtagtagtagtagcgctggtagcaccggcagcaccaccagcagcagcagtacctcTCTGCCGGGAAGCTTAGACGAGCGGATCGTGACGTGTATATTTACCATCGCGTCCATCATGAAGACGCAACCCTCCAGCGAGGATGCATCGCGTGTGATGCAAATTTTCACCACCATCGTGCAGCTGGCGGAAGGAAATAGCACGATACAGGAGGAAGCAATAGCGGGTCTGATCAAGTTCAGCCGGTTCGGCTTTGTGGACGTGTTCCAGCGGCTAAGCTGCTGGTGCCCGGACTATCCGATCAGCGATCGGATCAAGCTGATGCTGACGACGATGATCAACCGGAAGCCACCGTCCTTCTGGAAGCAGCTGATGGAGAATCGTTTCGTGTGA
- the LOC120908428 gene encoding uncharacterized protein LOC120908428 isoform X1 produces the protein MSGDDFIYSAIGDDNMSAFDLNVIASTLASTDKLVRQNKQQKEENDRLREKISSLRESALQLKTLYEAEVAKAARAEAQLATYVSQCKQLEERCLIADSDKINADLILMERLAEKDRQQEEKEHRYQSLITDLIRYFSLPCDPIESSKKRELKQHMATVDLLNLPDDVKAFIQQAPNHRSRRRKGRTRSAAMVDQESQTVPVEVRNGSTNTAEELCPERPELRDCGTDAMELERLVEEQPTEQPVSKTFCDKATMHSMSTITRATCTSVFIKRVDVGVNFPEVTHKSVDEILRECVPLPPQLLSPIAEILPLCESVGTQTEPTVEPTVEPTVEPERPSLVTCGTMTNLKNIRKRIDYRTPGDGGMTPFQQQYTSVAEQLFGKIKKEDYPAPPGFGAFDADDTFGSMHPHLSTIWTLLGESIFMLLSSGRRFDGQCYNMLNEQLTTIRDMIEADGRRESEFMSTMFSNVRATVVAAAGYGKERGTPTVTPNVATAAAGERSREPTPERRIERATSPVEDGGGVVVVEKEVEVVPPAAPTKEISNSEPEVVLIERVTAVSCSSPPPLQTTRTVNDESRIEVAQSIVTNGTEAVSKSCSEGKENNSTSLPLATSSTPETPLLDDEVDRIALQLQQMEEGEADIPLPLKDTNHVCASSPVASANDTPPKQATTTQKDASEVTCVPELEVAAAPSACPELPDEQPLPTVPRPSTPPSVANSYYPPNTTETFVSPIKVKETNQLVKDQFKTPTQPPISKRKLRIRRSDETAQSGSALPHASKRLRLCSPEPTSGRTSPTTEFLLEDDWDQKFSSIRAAMLGTLTDVHCKPLSPIADRFEEFVDLANENDEAAAVVIEEEEEAEVDTPKEAAGGDAKVSVPSKVATVTRESSNIERIEEVKDLTASSNEQKDLEPSSEGSSSVERRIVEDSENVEEKSVSKVQPQQEAIAESNSDAVESSPSDVTDDDSTVPAMATALEEGEVMEELVDDLDSTGELLIDIDMESLPEEAATVAPLSCMTVQDSPMSPPAHETGISVATHCTYPIGSTTDSPLSPQETGLSVSTHCTYPISSATDSPLSPPLPSDREPSTTVPPPRIPLFHVDLHQQLQQQAHDRKEPIYKFITLYDTHKWHEKSHKFTGRTNAQEKQLLQKLTDILAAYLNNPDWTEAVVNDTLTAVLDCTHDVRLIALTMLEMVASCGDIAVNVICSPPAPPLPLTHQKLILIVRHLGYGLATLEDVLTRELDRRMFQLKGDTLPVPALIALTFLYIGLEDSKPSEMPWKRQYNVRLYIFKCMYYFGFKCLPLVYYVLRAFPFALPKKGSPHYDNADAMIATIRTILMNVNYQDSFVGSPDTALFKKRELLWLLRNTYGYQLASPTYEELVVNLVEKIRANKLRNVAHSLILVAKRNGYDWARLHIIQKRIYPLLNDYLKQYELMRASGGATSSGSPSLVAIPGCSSSSAGSTGSTTSSSSTSLPGSLDERIVTCIFTIASIMKTQPSSEDASRVMQIFTTIVQLAEGNSTIQEEAIAGLIKFSRFGFVDVFQRLSCWCPDYPISDRIKLMLTTMINRKPPSFWKQLMENRFV, from the exons aTGAGCGGGGACGATTTTATTTATAGCGCCATCGGGGATGATAACATGAGCGCGTTCGATCTGAACGTAATCGCCAGCACGCTGGCCAGCACGGACAAGCTGGTGCGGCAGAACAAGCAGCAGAAGGAGGAGAACGACCGGCTGCGGGAAAAGATCTCATCCCTGCGCGAATCGGCCCTGCAGCTCAAGACGCTGTACGAGGCGGAGGTGGCCAAGGCGGCGCGGGCCGAAGCACAGCTGGCCACTTACGTAAGCCAGTGCAAGCAGCTGGAGGAGCGGTGCCTGATCGCGGACAGCGACAAGATCAATGCCGATCTGATACTGATGGAGCGGCTGGCGGAGAAGGATCGgcagcaggaggagaaggagcacCGGTACCAGTCGCTCATCACCGACCTGATACGGTACTTCTCGCTGCCGTGCGATCCGATCGAGTCGAGCAAAAAGCGCGAGCTGAAGCAACACATGGCAACGGTGGATCTGCTCAACCTGCCGGACGACGTGAAAGCGTTCATCCAGCAGGCACCGAACCATCGCAGCAGGCGACGGAAGGGACGCACCAGATCGGCTGCAATGGTGGACCAGGAGAGCCAAACCGTGCCGGTGGAGGTGCGAAATGGGTCGACCAACACGGCGGAGGAGCTGTGCCCGGAGCGACCGGAGCTGCGAGACTGCGGGACGGACGCGATGGAGCTGGAGCGTTTGGTGGAAGAGCAGCCGACGGAGCAACCGGTCAGTAAAACATTCTGCGACAAAGCGACCATGCACAGCATGTCCACCATCACGAGGGCAACGTGCACGTCCGTGTTTATCAAGCGCGTCGACGTTGGCGTAAACTTCCCCGAGGTGACGCACAAATCGGTGGACGAAATCCTACGCGAATGTGTCCCGCTGCCCCCGCAGCTGCTGTCGCCCATTGCGGAAATCTTGCCGCTGTGCGAGTCAGTCGGCACACAGACGGAACCAACGGTGGAACCAACGGTGGAACCAACGGTGGAACCGGAAAGGCCATCCCTGGTAACGTGCGGTACGATGACGAATTTGAAAAACATTCGCAAGCGCATCGACTACCGGACGCCCGGCGATGGTGGGATGACACCgttccagcagcagtacaCGTCCGTCGCCGAGCAGCTGTTCGGCAAGATCAAGAAGGAAGACTATCCCGCTCCGCCGGGCTTCGGTGCGTTCGATGCGGACGATACGTTCGGCAGCATGCATCCGCACCTGTCCACCATCTGGACGTTGCTGGGGGAGAGCATCTTTATGCTGCTGAGCAGCGGACGCCGGTTCGATGGTCAGTGTTACAATATGCTCAACGAGCAGCTCACCACCATCCGCGACATGATCGAGGCGGACGGACGCCGGGAGTCCGAGTTTATGAGCACAATGTTTTCAAACGTGCGGGCGACGGTTGTGGCCGCCGCTGGGTATGGTAAAGAGCGAGGCACGCCTACTGTAACACCGAATGTGGCCACTGCCGCAGCTGGAGAGAGGTCCCGGGAACCGACGCCGGAGCGGAGAATCGAACGTGCGACTAGTCCGGTGGAGGACGGCGGTGGTGTTGTGGTCGTCGAGAAGGAGGTTGAGGTTGTACCGCCGGCAGCGCCAACCAAAGAGATAAGCAATAGTGAGCCCGAAGTTGTCTTGATCGAGCGGGTTACTGCTGTTTCGTGCAGctcgccaccaccactgcaAACCACTCGAACTGTAAATGATGAATCGAGAATCGAAG TAGCTCAAAGCATAGTAACTAATGGTACCGAAGCGGTATCGAAGAGCTGTAGtgaagggaaggaaaataattctACTAGTTTACCTTTAGCAACGTCTTCAACACCTGAAACACCGCTGCTAGACGATGAGGTCGATCGGATAGcgttgcagctgcagcagatgGAGGAAGGAGAAGCCGATATTCCTCTTCCCTTAAAGGACACCAATCATGTATGCGCCAGCTCGCCCGTCGCAAGCGCAAACGATACTCCTCCAAAGCAAGCGACTACTACGCAGAAGGATGCGTCGGAAGTAACCTGTGTGCCTGAACTGGAGGTAGCAGCTGCCCCCTCTGCCTGCCCTGAACTACCAGATGAACAACCATTACCTACTGTACCTCGTCCGTCGACACCACCGTCGGTGGCGAACAGTTACTACCCGCCAAATACAACCGAAACCTTTGTTTCCCCAATTAAGGTAAAGGAAACGAACCAGCTAGTGAAGGACCAGTTTAAAACACCTACCCAGCCACCTATCAGCAAGCGAAAGTTGCGCATTCGTCGCTCGGACGAAACGGCACAGTCAGGATCGGCACTACCTCACGCCTCCAAGCGGTTGCGACTTTGCTCGCCCGAACCGACCAGCGGTCGTACATCGCCCACGACCGAGTTCCTGTTGGAGGACGATTGGGATCAAAAGTTCTCCTCCATCAGGGCGGCAATGTTGGGCACGCTGACGGATGTGCATTGTAAGCCTCTGTCCCCGATTGCCGACCGGTTCGAGGAATTTGTGGATCTGGCAAACGAAAACGATGAAGCTGCAGCCGTCgtgatagaagaagaagaagaagcagaagttGACACTCCAAAAGAAGCAGCTGGTGGGGATGCTAAAGTATCGGTACCGTCCAAAGTGGCGACAGTAACGAGGGAAAGTTCGAATATTGAGCGAATAGAAGAGGTGAAGGATTTGACAGCTTCTTCCAACGAACAAAAAGACCTGGAGCCCTCGTCTGAAGGTAGTTCATCCGTTGAAAGGAGGATAGTTGAAGATAGTGAGAACGTGGAGGAGAAATCTGTTAGTAAAGTCCAGCCGCAACAGGAAGCAATCGCTGAAAGCAACTCTGATGCAGTGGAATCCTCCCCTAGCGACGTCACAGATGACGACAGCACTGTGCCTGCAATGGCAACCGCATTGGAGGAAGGAGAAGTGATGGAGGAGCTGGTGGACGATTTGGATAGTACGGGTGAGCTGCTAATCGACATAGATATGGAGTCTCTTCCGGAAGAGGCAGCCACCGTTGCGCCACTATCGTGCATGACCGTTCAGGACTCTCCCATGTCACCGCCAGCGCACGAAACGGGTATATCCGTTGCAACGCACTGCACCTACCCGATCGGTTCCACAACGGATTCACCTCTCTCGCCGCAAGAAACGGGTCTATCAGTTTCAACACACTGCACCTACCCGATCAGCTCCGCAACGGATTCGCCACTCTCGCCGCCCCTTCCAAGTGACCGGGAGCCCAGCACGACCGTTCCACCGCCCCGGATACCACTGTTTCACGTGGACCTCCATcagcagctacagcagcaGGCACACGATCGCAAAGAACCGATCTACAAATTTATCACCCTGTACGACACCCACAAGTGGCACGAAAAGAGCCACAAGTTCACCGGCCGTACGAACGCGCAGGaaaagcagctgctgcagaagCTTACCGACATTCTGGCCGCCTACCTGAACAACCCGGACTGGACGGAAGCGGTCGTGAACGATACGCTAACGGCCGTGCTGGACTGCACGCACGACGTGCGGCTCATCGCGCTGACCATGCTCGAGATGGTGGCTTCCTGTGGGGACATAGCGGTGAATGTGATATGTTCACCACCCGCTCCACCGTTGCCGCTGACACACCAGAAGCTGATACTGATTGTGCGCCATCTCGGCTACGGGCTGGCGACGCTCGAGGACGTGCTGACGCGCGAGCTGGACCGCCGGATGTTCCAGCTGAAGGGCGATACGCTGCCGGTGCCTGCACTGATCGCCCTCACGTTCCTGTACATCGGTCTGGAGGACAGCAAACCGAGCGAGATGCCCTGGAAGCGACAGTACAACGTTCGGCTGTACATCTTCAAGTGCATGTACTACTTCGGGTTTAAGTGTTTGCCGCTCGTGTACTACGTGCTGCGCGCCTTCCCATTCGCGCTGCCCAAGAAGGGCAGCCCACACTACGACAATGCGGATGCGATGATTGCCACGATACGGACGATCCTGATGAACGTGAACTATCAGGATAGCTTTGTGGGGTCGCCCGACACGGCGCTGTTTAAAAAGCGGGAGCTGCTCTGGCTGCTGCGCAACACGTACGGCTACCAGCTGGCGAGCCCGACGTACGAAGAGCTGGTGGTGAACTTGGTCGAAAAGATTCGTGCCAACAAGCTGCGCAACGTGGCCCACTCGCTCATACTGGTGGCCAAACGGAACGGGTACGATTGGGCCCGGTTGCACATCATCCAGAAGCGGATCTATCCACTGCTGAACGATTACCTCAAGCAATACGAGCTGATGCGAGCCAGTGGTGGCGCtaccagcagcggcagcccTTCGTTGGTTGCAATCCCtggttgtagtagtagtagcgctggtagcaccggcagcaccaccagcagcagcagtacctcTCTGCCGGGAAGCTTAGACGAGCGGATCGTGACGTGTATATTTACCATCGCGTCCATCATGAAGACGCAACCCTCCAGCGAGGATGCATCGCGTGTGATGCAAATTTTCACCACCATCGTGCAGCTGGCGGAAGGAAATAGCACGATACAGGAGGAAGCAATAGCGGGTCTGATCAAGTTCAGCCGGTTCGGCTTTGTGGACGTGTTCCAGCGGCTAAGCTGCTGGTGCCCGGACTATCCGATCAGCGATCGGATCAAGCTGATGCTGACGACGATGATCAACCGGAAGCCACCGTCCTTCTGGAAGCAGCTGATGGAGAATCGTTTCGTGTGA